The following is a genomic window from Nitrosomonas communis.
GTACCTACTTTTGGATTGGGCATGAGTCCTCGCGGCCCCAGGATTTGGCCTAATTGACCAACAATACGCATCGCATCTGGACTTGCAATAGCGACATCAAAGTTAATCTCGCCTGCCTTAACTCTTTCTGCAAGATCCTCAAAACCGACAATATCTGCACCCGCATCAAGCGCTTCTTTAGCTTTATCACCTTGGACAAAAACAGCAACACGCACCACTTTACCTGTGCCTGCCGGTAAAACTACTGATCCACGTACCGCTTGATCTGATTTTCTTGCATCTATCCCCAAATTGATGGCAACATCAACCGATTCATCAAATTTTGCAGTTGCAGTTTCTTTTATAAGTGTAATGGCTTCTGCTAGCGAGTAGGATTTATTACGATCTATCCTTTTGTTTATCAACGTATATCGTTTAGAAACATGTGCCATTTTATAATCCCTCCACTTCCACACCCATGCTTCTTGCACTACCAGCAATAGACTTAACTGCAGCGTCCATATTTGCTGCAGTTAAATCCGGCATTTTTAATTTAGCTATTTCTTCCGCTTGATCACGACTTAATTTCCCTACTTTATCAACGTGTGGCTTAGCACTTCCTTTACTTATCCCTGCCGCCTTTTTAATTAATACCGTGGCAGGTGTTGTTTTCATAACGAATGTAAAGCTTTTGTCCGCATAAGCCGTAATAATGACCGGGACAGGCAAACCCGGCTCCATTTTCTGTGTGGCTGCGTTAAATGCTTTACAAAATTCCATAATGTTAAGTTGACGCTGCCCAAGAGCTGGGCCAATAGGGGGGCTTGGATTAGCTTTTCCAGCCGGTATTTGTAACTTGATATAGCCGATAATCTTTTTTGCCAAAATTATTCTCCTTTTTGGGTTTTATCGAATGCTTACAACATTCTCCCCGATGTCGTACAAAACAATAACCACTTCTATTTTCTAAATTTAGCTATATTTTATGAGAAATTAGGATTTTTCGACTTGATCAAAATCTAATTCAATAGGTGTAGGTCGACCAAAAATTGAAACGGACACTCTTAACTTATTTTTGTCGTAATTAACATCCTCAACATTTCCATGGAAATCTGTAAATGGCCCTTCTTTAACACGCACAGCCTCGCCAATCTCAAACAATATCTTGGGTTTAGGCTTTTCTACGCCTTCTTGAATCTGATCAAGTATATTTCGAACTTCCTTTTCACTGATGGGTGTTGGTTTTGTTAGAGAACCACCAACGAAACCACTGACCTTGGCTGTATGTTTAACCAAATGCCAAGTTTCATCAGTCATTTCCATTTCTATCAATACATAGCCAGGGAAAAATTTCCTTTCACTGATATTTTTTTGGCCACCTTTGATTTCCATAACCTCTTCTACAGGAACCAATATTTGACCAAATTTATCCTCCATATCAGCACGAGCAATGCGTTCCTGCAATGCTCTCTTGACGCTATTTTCAAAGCCAGAATATGCATGAATCACATACCATTTTTTGCTCATTTCACCACCCGGATCATTTAGCTAGCCCTCTTGATCCATTACATACCTCACGACCGTCATCAATCCGGTATCTACTAACCACAAAAAAGCCGCCATAGCCACAACAAAAGCGAAGACCACCCCCGCGGTTTGCATCGTTTCTTTTCGACTAGGCCAAATCACTTTCTTTGTTTCTTCAATTGACTCTCTGCTAAATGTATAAAATTGCTTGCCTTGATCCGTAAACCAAGCTATCGTAATTCCCAGAATTATGCCTAGCAACAAAAGCAAAATGCGAATAACCATTGCGCTCTCACGCAAATAGTAAAAACCTACGACACCAGCTATTATCGATAATATAGCAAGCGCCAACTTAAATTTGTTCACCCAGATACCATCCTTGACAATAGATAACCAGCCTTGCCTTCTTAATAATTTCTTAATTTCAGATTGATAATAAGATCAATAAGTAAACTCAATAACCTCTTACTTAAATAGCATGACTTACTTTTAATCAAAAATTAAAATCCGTTATAGTTTTGACTCAATCAATTTTCTGAAATGAATTCAATTTTGGCAGGCCAGGAGGGCATCGAACCCCCAGCCTTCGGTTTTGGAGACCGACGCTCTGCCAATTGAGCTACTGGCCTACTTTCTACACAACAATTTATATTTAATATATTACTTTTATAACATAATTCAAAACTTAAAAATAAATTTACATCCCATTTATCTACTCAATAATTTTAGCCACCACACCCGCACCAACAGTTCTGCCACCTTCACGGATTGCAAACCGCAATCCTTCTTCCATCGCAATGGGAGCTATAAGGTTGACTGTCACCGAAATATTATCTCCAGGCATGACCATCTCAGTGCCTGCTGGAAGCTCTATCGATCCCGTAACGTCTGTTGTTCTGAAATAGAACTGAGGGCGATATCCAGCAAAAAATGGCGTGTGTCTTCCACCTTCCTCTTTGCTTAAAACATATATCTCTGCGGTAAATTTCGTATGCGGCAATATACTCCCAGGCTTGGCAAGCACCTGACCACGCTCAACCTCTTCCCGCTTAGTACCGCGCAACAATATTCCCACATTATCGCCAGCCTGCCCTTGATCAAGTAGTTTCCTGAACATCTCCACACCGGTGCACACCGTCTTCAATGTCGGCTTCAAACCCACTATTTCAATCTCATCACCCACTTTAACAATGCCCCGCTCGACACGCCCCGTTACAACCGTACCCCGTCCGGAGATGGAAAACACATCTTCCACCGGCATGATAAAAGCACCATCTACGGCTCGCTGTGGCTCAGGAATATAACTATCCAGCGCATCCGCCAATTTATATATGGAGGGCTCTCCAATATCGCTCTGATCTCCCTCCAGCGCCTTTAATGCCGAACCCACGATGATCGGTGTATCATCCCCCGGAAAATCGTATTTAGACAAGAGCTCACGTATTTCCATTTCCACCAGCTCAAGCAATTCAGGATC
Proteins encoded in this region:
- the rplA gene encoding 50S ribosomal protein L1 codes for the protein MAHVSKRYTLINKRIDRNKSYSLAEAITLIKETATAKFDESVDVAINLGIDARKSDQAVRGSVVLPAGTGKVVRVAVFVQGDKAKEALDAGADIVGFEDLAERVKAGEINFDVAIASPDAMRIVGQLGQILGPRGLMPNPKVGTVTPDVSAAVRNAKAGQVQFRADKAGIVHCTIGRASFEPDALKKNILALVDALNKSKPPTSKGVYLRRMTLSSTMGVGVRVDQSGVEY
- the rplK gene encoding 50S ribosomal protein L11; protein product: MAKKIIGYIKLQIPAGKANPSPPIGPALGQRQLNIMEFCKAFNAATQKMEPGLPVPVIITAYADKSFTFVMKTTPATVLIKKAAGISKGSAKPHVDKVGKLSRDQAEEIAKLKMPDLTAANMDAAVKSIAGSARSMGVEVEGL
- the nusG gene encoding transcription termination/antitermination protein NusG; translated protein: MSKKWYVIHAYSGFENSVKRALQERIARADMEDKFGQILVPVEEVMEIKGGQKNISERKFFPGYVLIEMEMTDETWHLVKHTAKVSGFVGGSLTKPTPISEKEVRNILDQIQEGVEKPKPKILFEIGEAVRVKEGPFTDFHGNVEDVNYDKNKLRVSVSIFGRPTPIELDFDQVEKS
- the secE gene encoding preprotein translocase subunit SecE, encoding MNKFKLALAILSIIAGVVGFYYLRESAMVIRILLLLLGIILGITIAWFTDQGKQFYTFSRESIEETKKVIWPSRKETMQTAGVVFAFVVAMAAFLWLVDTGLMTVVRYVMDQEG
- the tuf gene encoding elongation factor Tu, producing MAKSKFERLKPHINVGTIGHVDHGKTTLTAAITMVLTKKFGGEAKSYAQIDSAPEERARGITINTSHVEYETEKRHYAHVDCPGHADYVKNMITGAAQMDGAILVVSAADGPMPQTREHILLARQVGVPYIIVYMNKADMVDDPELLELVEMEIRELLSKYDFPGDDTPIIVGSALKALEGDQSDIGEPSIYKLADALDSYIPEPQRAVDGAFIMPVEDVFSISGRGTVVTGRVERGIVKVGDEIEIVGLKPTLKTVCTGVEMFRKLLDQGQAGDNVGILLRGTKREEVERGQVLAKPGSILPHTKFTAEIYVLSKEEGGRHTPFFAGYRPQFYFRTTDVTGSIELPAGTEMVMPGDNISVTVNLIAPIAMEEGLRFAIREGGRTVGAGVVAKIIE